Part of the Quercus robur chromosome 5, dhQueRobu3.1, whole genome shotgun sequence genome, taaagtgagatccagttagctcaactggaaaaGTCTCTGCCGATTGTATAAGAGATCGGGGGTTCAATCTTCACTTAcacttggtttgatgataaagagttatcatcagaagcgaatgccataagttgaaactctctctcaaaaaataaaaaattctagatatcaaaatttttcccatcaaaaaaaaaaaaaaaaaaaggaaaaaaaaaaataaaaagaagcacTATATCATCCACTAAACTCACTAGCCATTGAAAATGTAAAATCAACTTGCATAACATTTGCCAACACAGTGTTTGATctaaaaagggaacaaaaaatacatcacactcaaaataaatcaaaacaagATCATGGCtacaatcaaaatcaagcacACATAACATTTGACTACTTACTATGTTAGCGAATTGGCCACATGAAACTCAAAAttacttgccaaaaaaaaaaaaaaaaaaaaccccaacttGTTGGGTGTTCTTGTTCGTGAGTCTACCTAATCGTCCAATCAAAGATTTTCTAATTGACAAATAATGCTTGTGCTCTCCCTCACTTAAAACATCGTCGTGAAAAATCTATCtatcattcatttccattcatAAAAACCTTGATTCTAGCTATAGCCCTAGCACTTGTCTCCTTAGCAAGCAAATCCCTCCTCTTCTCATTTTAGCTCAAATCATTATTAGATCCATTCACAGtcatactttaaaaataaaataaaagttatggtattgaattgatttatttatttttgaaaaacatactTCTTAGTTTTTACCTATAGTATAATTTCTTTAAGAAAAACTCATAACTttctttattgatttaattttcagAGTTTAAACCAAAACGACATCGTATCGCGTAGGCGCCAAAAAGAGAAATCCGAATAGAGAAATTGCCGCCCATATGAAGGGCAGAGGGTATATAAGGAAATAGAACATTTCTAATAACAAGCCCCACTGCCCCAACACAGTATCCCACCGTACCGATCATTTACTGCCCAATCGAAATCCCAGCGTCAACAAAGCTATTTACTGTAACTGTAAGTAAATTCTCTAACGATTTcgctttctctttattttatctttcaatCATACTGATTTTTAGCTCCTAATGCATATATGAGAATGTAACATTTTTGCATTTCAATTATGCtcaacttttagttttttatttttcatgttgttgtgaaattatataCATCACTTTGTGCACATTCTGCTTttcaatcacttttttttttctctctcacaaacATAGTTTAGAAACTGGAATAAATAATCCAAATGGTGTTAATAAGGGACAACTGTGTTGTGTTCTAAAATCAATCatactaattgattttttagcTCCGAATATTGTTTCGTGTTTTTTGTCTGTTCAATCAAGTTATAGCACATTCTATGCCTAAATCCTTTGTGTATAGTATATGTCACATTTTGCAATTCaataattgttacttttttcttaaatcaatGTTCTCTTCGGGGCAATTTTTGATTCAGGATTCCATTTTAGCAGTTATTTAGAAATTATGTACATCACTTCGTGCAGATTTTCTGAACTGAATATTACCAACTTCTCACAAAAATAGTCTCTTTTAGAATACAACATTCAAAAATTTTCGACACGTGGGTGGCCTAATGGATGCCAATGAAGATGCTAATGAAGGCATAAATCTTGAGATTAATGAGGATGCAAATGAAGACATTAACCTTAAGGTTAACGAGGATGCTAATGAAGACATTGGTCTTAAGGTTATCAAGGATGCTAATGAAGGCATTAACCTTAATGTTAATGAGGATGCTAATGAAGACATCAGTCTTAAGGTTAACAAGGATGCTAATGAAGGCATTAGTCTTAAGGTTAAGGAGGATTCTAATGAAGGCATTAATCTTAAAGTTAACGAGCATGTTGATATTTTAAAAGAAGATTTGAATCCAGCCGTGAAGAATCTGAAGAGGACTTATGCGGCTATGAATGGCTTTATAGAAATAACACTTTCAAATGGTCTTAAGAAGGCACAATGTGTTCATTGCGAGGAAAAATTTGTAGTGGAGCCCGGTGATGATGGTGGTACAGCTCAATTCCAGAGGCATGTGCAACAATGTGAAGGTTGTGAAGAGACCACTAAGAAGCGTTTGATTATGTCTTATAAGACGTGTAGAATTAAGAATGACAATGTGCGCATActtaagaattttaattttgatcaaGAAAAGGTAAGAGAGGCAGCTGCAGGGATGGTGATTGGGAATGAGTGCTTATTTAAGATGTTTAAGAGCAAAGTTTTCAATTTGTTTGTGAATTCTTTTAATCCAGAGTTTGAGAGAATATCGCCTAGAATTGCAAAAGGTGATTGTCTCAGAATATATGAGGATGAGAAAGAAGAGTTGAAGGAATTGTTAGAGACTGTTGATAAGTTGAGTCTTACAGCAGAGTTGTGGCATGTGGGTAATAAAACAGTTTATGTGTGCCTCACTGGACATTTTTTTGATTCTGAGAAGAAACTGCAAAGGCGCATATTGAGCTTATGTGATGTGCCATCTCCACGATCTGGACTTGCTATTTCTGATGCTATTTTCAAGTGTCTGCTGGATTGGGGAATTGAAAATAAAGTGTCTTCAATTACAGTAGATTGTTCATCAGCTAGTGGTGTTGCTTTGGATCATTTGAAGCATAGAATTGGCTCTAATGGAAAGCTTTTATTTGGTGGTAAGGTATTTCATCAGCGATGTTGTGTACATATCATAGATCTCATGGCACAGAATGGACTTAATGAGATTCATGATTTCGTGGACAACATACGTAAAAGTGTTAGATATCTgcgtttatcaaaaaaatgcCTCCTCAAGTTTACTGAAATTGTCAAACAGTTGCATATGCCTTCAAAGAAATTGATTCTAGATGATTCTGCATGTTGGAATGCAACATATTCTATGTTAGTGGCTGCAATGGAGTTTAGAGAAGTATTTCCTAGATATCAAGGTGGAGATCCAGATTACACCTGGCTGCCTACTTCAGAAGACTGGGAAAGAGGTGAACAGGTTtgtcaaattttaaaagttCTTGTTGACGTAAAAAAGGTCTTTTTAAGAAGTGAAAATCTAACTGCAAGGGTACTTATGAAGGGTATATGGAAGATAAGAGAAGTTTTGAGTAAAAAATCAATGGCTGAGAATCCTTATTTGCAGGCTGTGGTTCTTAAAATGAAAGGGATTTTTGACAAGTTTTGGGGTGAACTTCCCTTGTTGATAGCTTTAGCTACAGTCTTAGATCCAAGACTTAATATGAACTTTCTTGAGTTTTGGTTCCGAGAAAACTATCCAGAATTTGAAGCTGAGAGAAAAATTACCTATGTTCGTGATGCCTTATATGAGCTTTTCAATGGCTATGTTGTCAGTCAAGGTTCAAGCAACGGTGGACAGTGTATGCATGGAGATGGTCCAAAAGGTTGTTCTTCTAGTGTCTGTGTTCATACTGAAGATGATGAGACAGAACTATCTTTCTCGGACTCGTTTGAGCTTTACATGGAGCAACGCACTGCTAAATCTGATAAGTCTGAGTTAGACATGTACCTGGAAGAAGGACCCTGTCACAGTGCTTTGGGATCTGGTTGCAGTGTCTTGGAGTGGTGGAAAGCCAGAAGTTATGGCTACCCTATTTTGTCCAAGATGGCATGTGATATACTGTCAATACCTTTTGGTGCAACTTCAAGGTCTTCCTTGGGCACTCTGCACAGAATTGTTGATCACTATCACGCATCGATGTCAAAGGAGATGGTGCAGGCATTGAGTTGTGCAGCAGATTGGTTAAATTGCTCTAATGGAATTAGAAGTTCCCCAGatgttagtattttctttttcgatataaaaaattagttaaggTCACATACTGTAAGTATTTTAAATCTCATGGTTGTTGCTTCTCTTTGCAGTATGAAAAAAACTTTGTCAAAGAGATATGGCTACCTTGGGGATTATAGTTGTTTGCAGGCCCATGATGAAACTTCTGTATGTCTATTTCATTCTTCTGAatgcatcatttttttattttatttttattacagcACCAATATTTATTCACATAATATGCATAACTATACTCTTAAATTCCTGCTGTTGCAGGTAAATCAGTTCTGTTATTGTGGAGGGTGCTAGAAGTGATTGCTTGTGTTCCATTATCTTCATTTTGTAGGCATAGGATGATGGcatataaaatttaagttgtttacGTTTTCTTTGGCATTTGGTGAATTGGTGTTGTGTCTAATCTGTTATATTTAATTGTAAAAcctttattatatatacaatcTGTTTCtgttcaattatttttattgcagaactttttagttttctttcctGATCATTTGATTTTGATAAGAATGAAATAGTCAAAGATACAGAGATGTAATCGTTTATACATAACGATGCCTATAAAAACAGAAAGTGCCAGTTTTGCCACATTCtgcttaattttatttctaGTGTTCAGAATGTGGTTGTTAAAAGTGGTAAACATGATCGATACGGATCTTCTTTGTTGTACTGGGTGCCATTTATGGTGATATTTGCATAATTTTTCTCCAACTTCACCCTGTACCATTAGTCTTTTCAGCTGCATTCAGAAATTACAATTGGGATTTTAGAAGTAGATTCCATAATTTGTCCTTTTCCTGATTAAGTATGCTCTTGCATCTTTCTCTCATTCTCATTTCTTTCTAGTACTTTCCGATCACGTAGCAGTGATTCTGGCTATTCTTATTCTTTATGATCATGATCTACAAGGAATTGCTCCTAAGTTGCAATTTCAATGGTCATGTTCGATTGCTTGTGGATTTGCAACAATAAGTTGTTTTTCAGATGATACTATTTAGTCATATGCATTCCCTTCCGCATTTCCTGGTTCAACCATACGCATGGCTTCATTCTAAAagctttttatctttttcaacttAAGCTGCCCTTACATCAGGAAAAAATAATGTGTTTTTTCtaccaataatttttttgtatgatTGCTCAACAAGTACTGATAAATGTAGTGGAAACTGTAGCATTGAATGGTTTacaatattgaagaaaaaaaatcccgGAACAGAAGAAGAGGCATTAGCAATGAATTATGCAATATCTGACTGCCACTTTTACAGCTAAAAAATGTTCGTCTAGTAACTAAACAAGGGTGAGtttaatgatattttgtttttattaaatatggatttgttagaataatggttaaataatgtaatatatttatttattaattggtttaaaattttgggataagTATCCAAGTAAAAGCGGCGTGGAGTTAATTTAGTCTTGATTTGAGTCTAGTTAAATGATACTTTGTGTGCGGGTGTGACCGAACATTCTAAGCTATCTTTGCTAAGAGACCAGCGGGGATTGACGAGGCTGATCTTATCACACCACGTTAATTGTTgagattttttcccaaataaacaaatttagTATTTTCTTGACTAACTTTCAATTACAGCTTACTCTTAAGGTTTCATCTGGTTCTATCACAATCTATACTCACAAACTTTtcaattgttatttatttatttattttattgtttggattaaaaagaaaatggcaTTAACATGGGTCTCTTTAAAATAGAGTAGGAGTCCAATATGAGGGATAAACCCTAAAAAATAACACCCACATTGGCTTTCCTGTACATTGTccaaaataaaagtttattaCAATACTTCTCTTTTGGAGAACACTACACCTTTTTCCAAATATCTTGTTCATTTTTTGAAGAGTGGGTGTGGATGTTTTCACTTTTGAGAAGGGGAGAAGATAACGGAAAAAGGAATGAATAaagaatattaaataaaaaagagtttagAATAGAGAATGATGTGCATGTATTGAAAACATTtagctaaaatagaaaaaaaaaaaaaaagatattcttAAGGGgtgagatatatttttttttggatgaattctTAAGGGTGAGTTAATATGAATGCTATTAAGGGTctttggaaataatttttttttttttgatgaaaaaagattttattgatCAGAGAAACAAATTACAAACAAAGAGTAGGTTCCTccctaacacacacacacacaaaaaaaagaaaaaaagaaggaaagtgGGAGGGCAGCTACCCCAATCAAAGgaatcaaaaaaattacaaattaaagaCCACTTAGCTAAGGAGGGAGCTATCATATTGGCTAGCCTAGGAATCCAAGAAGTAGAAACATTAGAATctaaatgattttatttagaCGAGACTGTTATTGAGTAAACTTTAATAAATAATGTAACTATAATTTTATCTGTGATCAATAGAcaaatttaatatctatttttatatttatttgaaaaagaattaaTGTCACCAAAaacctataaatatatatatatatatatatatatataaatagtccCTAAAttagtgttatatatatatatatcactaatTTAGGgactatttggtttttttttgggaagggtAACAAATGCTATAATGGGATCCCTTAAAATTTAGAGATtacaagtttaaaataataaagaaaattaaattaaagtacACTATTGGATCTTTAACTATGAAGTTGTATTTTAATAAGGCTTGTTTGGTATGGGATTCCAAATAatagttttcagtatttaaacattaaaaattgtggataaaaaaaaaaaaaggtatttggTAGGAAATTTCATTTAAGAGTGTTTGAGttaaatttctcattttagGGTGCTTGAACATTGTATTTAGAGAACTCCTCCATactagttttcagtttttaaataacattacttaatgacacttttgtaaatatgttaAAAACTGTAAGCCCCATTTGATGAGGgaattttctctcttcaaataaaataataatacttttactatactaatttttctttttataaaaaaaacacatatacaTACTAAAcacataattatattttttacatttttaaatatattatttgaaatatgataccaaacaaattttttgtattatgaatattttaaacatattttcacagcactttttaaactacaattttcacaTATTCGATTCTTCTTGGATGATTatgttttcatgttttttgGTTTACTCATAGTcgttttatatatttaattattttatgaaattctagctctaaaatattgtgaaatgtaaaattataattaattgaatagaaaacaaataatactataataataaaaaacataatctaacatgacagacgaaaaaaaaaaaagagagtaaatggCGAAAAAGAAGGAACccaaatatttagaattttttttctaaataacaataaatattaaaaaatttagttagttgtcacgtttcaaaacaatgttgaaaactagcatctcaagtgtttaaaactcgagttctaagataaaactcgagtttttaattCTCGATTTGTAAGAGGATGGGCtcaaagtgagaaaaaaatcgacgtgaaaatcgagttttaaagactcgatttccataaattgcagaaaaatgccgctatagggTCTTAAAActtatagggcttaaaaacaccactatagggctccctaaacctggtacttataaaaaaaaaatttgtaggaaaatgccgctatagggatttaaaacgtcactgtaaggcttaaaaacgccactataggtgaaattttttttgcatgaaactcgagtcttaaagactcgagatctatgtggcattttcacaCTCACGGCgcgagttctaatatggatctcgagtttctaaaactcgagatgttatttttcttaaatcGTTCAAACCGTTCCTAACTTACTATTTTGAATCACTATTCACATCTGTTCTGCATAAAACGGACGAAATGAGTAATTAGTTATAATTTCCCAACCATTTAGTTAGTAGTTCTAGTtacaaaactatattatttactagcatctcgagttttttagactcgattttggcctataaatcgagcatcaaagactcgatttctatgctcTAATTACTTCCGACGTGACATATTTTTCCACGTGGatacatagaaatcgagtctctaagactcgatttctaacccttataaataaaaacaagtcAGAGAGGAACCAGAACATCAGAGAAgaaagcagagaaaaaaaaaaaaaactagaaacagAAAGAGAGATCGGCTTCAGATCGGAGTGGGTCACATGAGCCAGTCACGCGAGCCagctctttctctccctctaatCTGAGTCTTTGGATTGatttgtttgagattttttaaatttgtttttaggTATTTTGGCTTGTCTATgagacttaaaatttttaattgggttggaaatcgagtctctgagactcgatttccaggtaggctccacatggaaaaaaaatccacatcgGACGTGATCAATCCATAAAAATCAAGTcccaaaaactcgatttataagtcctaaatcgagtctttaaggctcgagatgttaaaaaaaaaatttctttcaaaactggacctactaactagatagttggAAAATTAGAGTTATTTACCTATTTTTCCCGCACAAAACCTCCAAATATTTATCAAATactttagttaaaaaaaagaaaaagaaaaagaaacgaaAAATCTCAACTTCCTGCATACAAGCATACAGCCATGGCAAACGGAGGACTTAATAACAGTTAACAGTAATAGtaagaaaacaaaacatatgATTTATGAAGCGAAAGAGGGAGCTGTAgagtttaatttttgaaattgtgaTTCCAAAACCCTAAACCCATCCACACACCAATGCAGCTCCTTCAACTTCAATCCCTCACTCTCCCTCTACTTCCAAAACCCCTAAATTTAATCCCAAAACTACCCCTCAAAACCCAGAGAAACACCTTACCGGTCCTCTCATGCTCTCCCACCGACCAAGAACTACAAGTCCTGGAAGCCGCCGTGTTGGACTCCGACGAGAAGAGCCTCCCCTGCGTGCGAACCTACGAGAACGACTCCTCTCGCCTCGCTCTCGTCGGAGCCGTCTCCTTCCACCAGGCCTTGACCGCCGCCGCTGCCGACGGCGGTCGTGCCGCCGACGAGCACCTCGACTCCGGCATCCCCGCTATGGTCGTCGAGACCGTGTTCCCGGCCCGCTCCGATGACCACAGCACCGTCTCCACTCGACTGGTACCTTCATTTCTATCACCTTCTCTATCTTTCAATAACGTTTTATAGAATTCTGAATAAATTGATAGAAATCATAGTTATGATAGACTTGCATAATTGCATTTGCctctaattttgaaaaaaaaaagggatgtGGGTTTTGATTGAATTGCGTTTATTATTTGAATTAGTGGTTGAGATTAAATTGCTAAGTGTGTATAGATAATAGATGAACTTATTTTCAATGGCTTATTTTGTTTAGAAAAATAAGTTGTGTAAAAGTAACTACTAGGTACAGTTGTACCTGGAAATAGCgaagttttaaaaaactgtacataaGCTGGTGGTGAAAATAAGCtgacattttaaattaaaacaaatagatAGACCCGGATTAGTGAGGGTACGATTGAAACAGTAGATGACTAAGTGTGGTGCAGTCTCTCTCATTATGatcttttggttttgggttGTATTAGAACCTGCCAGGTAAGTACTACATGAATGGTAATTTTTATTGCTTGGTTTGTATATGTCTTGTGTACATGTAGCCGACCTTGATTAGTTTGTTTAGGATTCATAGCtgatctcaaaattttgaggacATGGTGGGTggtggttgttattgttgtattGTGGTTGATTGGTTATTACTATGGTTCTGAGTTCTTCCTACTTAATGACCTTTAAAAGTATCTGGTGTTCAGTTTCCCATTCTATGATCCTTTCTGTTGGTCTTGATTATGTAGGCATGAATAACCTTGCGAAGTAATGAATTGTCATTTGAGTTCCATTGTTGAATATATGTCTAAAGTTATTTTCTTTAACAGTTCTTGCCTGCTAGGAAAGTTAGCGAAAGAGCGAAAAAGCTCAGGAGGTCTATCTCAGAAGATATGCTGTTGAGCACCACCTCTAGAAATATACTTGCCATGACATTTAGACAAGTAGTTTTGGAACAGCTTTGGAGCTTTGAACTGGTTGTTTTTAGACCTGGGTCAGAAAGAAATATGGAGGATCTGGAAAACCCGAGAGAGGTTTGTCATCCTTTCTTATGTATTAAGCTCTTGCATTTTGGTGTCTGCATCGCTTTTCCATAAATTGTAATATCATATAAATATGTCTGCCCTGCAGGTGCCACATTGATACTGATAGGTTCAGTTCTCTTATGCCTTTCGTATCAGCAGGTCCCTGCATCTTTTTCTCTTAGCTCATCAGATGAAAGGGCTATCGCTGTGCTTGCGGAAGCTATTTGCATTTCTGCTCTTCAAAGCACTGAAAGACATTTCCTTGATAATATATGGAGCAAACCTTCAAGTAATATCTTCCGTTGGTTTCGAAAGCCCACAAGGATTGCATCAAAAGATTCCTCAGTCATCATATACGAGTTATTTGAGGATGAGATAATTGAAAATGCTAAGACTCTGTTGGAAGATTTTAATTCAACAAAGGAAGGCTATAAGCCCAAGAAAACAGAATCAAAGCACCATTGGTGGATGCTGTCAGGACAGACTGAATTGGAAAAGATTGGTGGTCCACAGTTCAGTGCTTGGACAAGGGAATATGTTCCTGCTTATAGGCTACAAATTGACACAGATATActcaagaatataaaatttgatggCTGGAAAAAATCTACAAATAATCGGTGGGAAGTACTTCTCACACACTCCCAAATGGTTAGACATGCTTTCTTTACTTCCTTGGGTTTTAGGCTTTTAATggtattttttcttcttgtgaCAGATGTGGGCATTTATACATGTTTGAAGTATCTGTAACCACTTTAGGTctttggcttaatttttttttttttttaatttaaaataagataGCAATGTGCATGATGAAGAATGAAGAACCCCCCTCCTCACTTTCCTTCTCTTCCTCCCtcagaaatagaaaagaaaagaaaataaaagaaaaatagtgcAGAGGCAGTTTGGTGATCATATAAGTATTAAGTGTGATGAAGCCGTATTTGTAAAATGCTTTTACAAGGATTGATTTTACTTTAACTTGTTAATCCCAATCTATTGGGATATATAtttgattgggtttttgttttatagCATTGATGCTATTTCAATCTAGCTTATCAATTAAATTTTGCAGGTTGGATTGGCAGGCATTTTAGATCTCTACTATGAAGATCTTTACTCGCTGCCCAACAAACAACTATCATGTGGTGTGGTTGCAAATTTTGCAAACTTGTCCAACAAAAAGGTacccaattaattaattaattttttctttcctttctggTAAAAACAATTGGAGCCTTGATTTTGCATGGTTTGCAGACTGATATGTGCAATGGTTTTCTTGGCTCTCTGGCACTAAGAAAGGAATTTCAATGAATTTTAGAAATAAGAAGGTTTTTGGTGCTCTGAATATTTTGAGATTCAAGAATGAATCATTAGAAGACATTGGCTCTGGTGTTTTGAATTTGTGATCGTTAGAAGACAAGTGCAATCCTTgcaatactaaaaaaaaattggacactGGTTATGAGTGGGTGTAAGGTGATACAATATTTACTTGTGGGAGAGAGTTGTAGTGAGCATACACCATTACCCCAGTAAACAGTGATTTTGCTAGTAGTTCAACATATATTCACAATTTTAGAGTTTATCATGAATAATCAGTCTAATAATtgttgccaatgagctctaactCAAATTGCACCTCATTCCCTTGTAAGAGTAAAAGGTGGAGAGTGGGGTTATGAATTCAAGACCTACTAGCTGCATATCTAACTtactaataaagaaaaattttctaaagatatatatatatatatatatatatatattttctggATATTTTGGCTTTGAACATTCAAGAAAAAACAGTACTCCTTTTGGTATTTCAGATAGATCTGGAGAATCTCCAAGTGAACTCATACTGCAgtcaaatttgaaacttctaTAGGGGTA contains:
- the LOC126726059 gene encoding uncharacterized protein LOC126726059 isoform X1; protein product: MQLLQLQSLTLPLLPKPLNLIPKLPLKTQRNTLPVLSCSPTDQELQVLEAAVLDSDEKSLPCVRTYENDSSRLALVGAVSFHQALTAAAADGGRAADEHLDSGIPAMVVETVFPARSDDHSTVSTRLFLPARKVSERAKKLRRSISEDMLLSTTSRNILAMTFRQVVLEQLWSFELVVFRPGSERNMEDLENPREQVPASFSLSSSDERAIAVLAEAICISALQSTERHFLDNIWSKPSSNIFRWFRKPTRIASKDSSVIIYELFEDEIIENAKTLLEDFNSTKEGYKPKKTESKHHWWMLSGQTELEKIGGPQFSAWTREYVPAYRLQIDTDILKNIKFDGWKKSTNNRWEVLLTHSQMVRHAFFTSLGFRLLMVGLAGILDLYYEDLYSLPNKQLSCGVVANFANLSNKKRSSSWLKMMSVSLASGVFLVIISALGQLGLPHLSKGGRYPVEHRPLPSSEVDCALIQSLDARELEEFGVSIVKKIKDAFGWAGDIRTETRIGAWTGELPSYLRMVGEADSNIEGISTAPSEKIDTDMRISAHDIASYQVVLSTDGKLVGFQPTSRVAVNRWAANPLAKELYGGRKLSPGFIEPGLKFHHPSELVVMELLMSENPDACFALARPFR
- the LOC126726059 gene encoding uncharacterized protein LOC126726059 isoform X2, with the protein product MQLLQLQSLTLPLLPKPLNLIPKLPLKTQRNTLPVLSCSPTDQELQVLEAAVLDSDEKSLPCVRTYENDSSRLALVGAVSFHQALTAAAADGGRAADEHLDSGIPAMVVETVFPARSDDHSTVSTRLFLPARKVSERAKKLRRSISEDMLLSTTSRNILAMTFRQVVLEQLWSFELVVFRPGSERNMEDLENPREVPASFSLSSSDERAIAVLAEAICISALQSTERHFLDNIWSKPSSNIFRWFRKPTRIASKDSSVIIYELFEDEIIENAKTLLEDFNSTKEGYKPKKTESKHHWWMLSGQTELEKIGGPQFSAWTREYVPAYRLQIDTDILKNIKFDGWKKSTNNRWEVLLTHSQMVRHAFFTSLGFRLLMVGLAGILDLYYEDLYSLPNKQLSCGVVANFANLSNKKRSSSWLKMMSVSLASGVFLVIISALGQLGLPHLSKGGRYPVEHRPLPSSEVDCALIQSLDARELEEFGVSIVKKIKDAFGWAGDIRTETRIGAWTGELPSYLRMVGEADSNIEGISTAPSEKIDTDMRISAHDIASYQVVLSTDGKLVGFQPTSRVAVNRWAANPLAKELYGGRKLSPGFIEPGLKFHHPSELVVMELLMSENPDACFALARPFR
- the LOC126726059 gene encoding uncharacterized protein LOC126726059 isoform X3; the encoded protein is MQLLQLQSLTLPLLPKPLNLIPKLPLKTQRNTLPVLSCSPTDQELQVLEAAVLDSDEKSLPCVRTYENDSSRLALVGAVSFHQALTAAAADGGRAADEHLDSGIPAMVVETVFPARSDDHSTVSTRLFLPARKVSERAKKLRRSISEDMLLSTTSRNILAMTFRQVVLEQLWSFELVVFRPGSERNMEDLENPREQVPASFSLSSSDERAIAVLAEAICISALQSTERHFLDNIWSKPSSNIFRWFRKPTRIASKDSSVIIYELFEDEIIENAKTLLEDFNSTKEGYKPKKTESKHHWWMLSGQTELEKIGGPQFSAWTREYVPAYRLQIDTDILKNIKFDGWKKSTNNRWEVLLTHSQMVGLAGILDLYYEDLYSLPNKQLSCGVVANFANLSNKKRSSSWLKMMSVSLASGVFLVIISALGQLGLPHLSKGGRYPVEHRPLPSSEVDCALIQSLDARELEEFGVSIVKKIKDAFGWAGDIRTETRIGAWTGELPSYLRMVGEADSNIEGISTAPSEKIDTDMRISAHDIASYQVVLSTDGKLVGFQPTSRVAVNRWAANPLAKELYGGRKLSPGFIEPGLKFHHPSELVVMELLMSENPDACFALARPFR
- the LOC126726059 gene encoding uncharacterized protein LOC126726059 isoform X4, whose protein sequence is MQLLQLQSLTLPLLPKPLNLIPKLPLKTQRNTLPVLSCSPTDQELQVLEAAVLDSDEKSLPCVRTYENDSSRLALVGAVSFHQALTAAAADGGRAADEHLDSGIPAMVVETVFPARSDDHSTVSTRLFLPARKVSERAKKLRRSISEDMLLSTTSRNILAMTFRQVVLEQLWSFELVVFRPGSERNMEDLENPREVPASFSLSSSDERAIAVLAEAICISALQSTERHFLDNIWSKPSSNIFRWFRKPTRIASKDSSVIIYELFEDEIIENAKTLLEDFNSTKEGYKPKKTESKHHWWMLSGQTELEKIGGPQFSAWTREYVPAYRLQIDTDILKNIKFDGWKKSTNNRWEVLLTHSQMVGLAGILDLYYEDLYSLPNKQLSCGVVANFANLSNKKRSSSWLKMMSVSLASGVFLVIISALGQLGLPHLSKGGRYPVEHRPLPSSEVDCALIQSLDARELEEFGVSIVKKIKDAFGWAGDIRTETRIGAWTGELPSYLRMVGEADSNIEGISTAPSEKIDTDMRISAHDIASYQVVLSTDGKLVGFQPTSRVAVNRWAANPLAKELYGGRKLSPGFIEPGLKFHHPSELVVMELLMSENPDACFALARPFR
- the LOC126726059 gene encoding uncharacterized protein LOC126726059 isoform X5; the encoded protein is MTTAPSPLDWKVSERAKKLRRSISEDMLLSTTSRNILAMTFRQVVLEQLWSFELVVFRPGSERNMEDLENPREQVPASFSLSSSDERAIAVLAEAICISALQSTERHFLDNIWSKPSSNIFRWFRKPTRIASKDSSVIIYELFEDEIIENAKTLLEDFNSTKEGYKPKKTESKHHWWMLSGQTELEKIGGPQFSAWTREYVPAYRLQIDTDILKNIKFDGWKKSTNNRWEVLLTHSQMVRHAFFTSLGFRLLMVGLAGILDLYYEDLYSLPNKQLSCGVVANFANLSNKKRSSSWLKMMSVSLASGVFLVIISALGQLGLPHLSKGGRYPVEHRPLPSSEVDCALIQSLDARELEEFGVSIVKKIKDAFGWAGDIRTETRIGAWTGELPSYLRMVGEADSNIEGISTAPSEKIDTDMRISAHDIASYQVVLSTDGKLVGFQPTSRVAVNRWAANPLAKELYGGRKLSPGFIEPGLKFHHPSELVVMELLMSENPDACFALARPFR